The DNA segment TTGGAGAGACAATGACTGCCAAATCCCCCCAAATGTTGTACCTAGCctggtgtggtgatgcacacccaTAGacccagctactgggaaggctgaggcaagatgatcactCAATCctgaagttcaagaccagcctggccaACAGAGCAAGACCCTCTCAAAAAGTCATACCATTTTGGATTTGTAAAGACAACGTCTGAACGTGCTCTTTCCCCACAGCCTTACCAATATGAGTGTTGTcaagcatctttatttttttctagctgGTAAGTGAACAGTAGCTTATCTGGGTAGTTTTAAGATCATTTTTCTTGTTATGAACAAGAGATTAAGAGCCAAGTTTaactttacattttgttttctgtgaatTGCCTGTTCTTCCTTCTAGCTCATTCTCTTATATTGAGGAGGGGTAACATTTTATAATGCAATTAAATTTACAAACGTTTTTCTATTGCTGATGTATAGTTCGGAGCATTTTGCCTACTCTCTGGATATAGAGAAATTCACTCATGTTTTCTTATAGTTCTTTTTTCAACcaataattttaagaaagttcCCAAAGAGATGCTTATGCACCAAAGTACCAGCTGATATCCAAGCTAATAAAGTGATGCCGACCATTGCATTTATTTAACATGAGACTCATTTATTTATCAGTCACATTCGCATCTTTCTTAAGTCTTCTAAAAGGTGTCAATCCGAGGTCTTCTTGCCTGAATGACAAAAAGTCCtattaggaaaatagaaaacattccTGGAGCAATGTAGGCTGTGAATAAACAAACCTACCCAATTGTTGAAACCCTTACCTAAGAGAAGACGACATAAATCACTATGATGCAGCCCACGATCCAGCCAATCAGGAGAAGGATGGGCACCAGAAAGTGCTGTAACGTGGACtctgcttaaaaataaacaaaggaagatGATGAGGAAGGTCATTGTGGCGTTAAATCTTCTGGGCCAAGAGATTAAGAGGTGTACGGTAACGAGAAGGGAAAACGCGCTCCCTAGCAGGCCCGTGCCTAGAGAATTCTTCCTTCTTAATAAAGAGGCCCACGAGTCAACTGAGCCGCTTGGAAACCAAAGGCTGTCCTTTCACagagtgtgaccttgggcagctcCCAGCTCCAACTGCCCTGTGAAGGTCTGGGTGGCCAGGCTGGCGATGCCTTCCTCCTGGAGATGTGCCCGTCAGATGGCACAGGGCAGGCCAGGCTGTGTGAACTCCAGCCCCTGCAGTCGGTGTGCACGGGCACATCTGTCATCCACGCAGTGACACCTGGAGGGCTGCCTACACCACCAGCTGCTGCGACCCTGAGGCGGGTCCTACCAAGCTGCGAATCAGGACGAGGGGCCGGCTCAAGCCTGGTTCTTGGCCTCGGTGGCTGCCTTTATTTTcacagggaaaggaaaacagCAGACCTTACGTAATCATTCTCAAATCCAGAAAAgagattatttctttaaatttgttcCTCACGACAGCCAGCAGGGAACTGGGATCTGTGGGCAGCAGCAAGAGATGTGGGACTCCCTGATTCCTCTGGCACCTCCTATTTGTATCCTCACCAGTGAAAAGCAATTTGCAAACGCATGCTTTTGAAGTCACTGCGTGCCAGTCCTGCTCCCTCAGGCAAACCCGTGGGCACAGACACCACAGGGTAGGGTTCAGACAGCGCAGAACCTGGGTTGGGGACTTAAATCCTTGAGTAGAAAGCACAGCCAGGCCTGCTCCTGTAGGGAGCGTGACCTCGCAAGCATTCTCCCACCACAGAACCCTGCTCTTCAGTCTGGGAAGGGCTTTTTAAACACTGTTAAAATAAAGTCACCAGGAGACAAGACATTTCTAAAATTAGAAGACGCTCTCATAAAGGCAAACTCTCTGAAGTTTAAATGAACCTTAATTCTTGCAAGCTATTTTTACAAGGGTCGGCGTCTCTCTTAACTGACGGTTACAGTGGTCTTCCCTTGCTCCTCATCTCACCGTGACCTTGAACAAGGCATGAACCAGTTAATAAGAATGCTCTTTGCCCGTCGTGTGCTGTACGTGTAAAGCAATAGATGCCCTTGACTCTCACTTAACAAAAGCCATTTCATGAATTAAGGGGCCAGTACAGTGAAAATATAGAACAGTAAATTTTTAACTGTTCATGTAAATGACTGGCTTTTCATCATTTTCAAATAACTTGAAAATTAATATTGATCTTTCAATTGAgcacttataaatattttatgcaagcatatttaataaaatttaacaaggcatagtttaataaaatttatatttaataatgctCTAAGAGTAAATATCCTATTATTTATTCCTTGTAAGACAGTATAACTTGCCATGCATTTCAACACTCAAAATATAACCTCATTAGTGTTCTTTGAGCACAgatattttcagttttacctCTATCTGGAGCACTGTTTGGAAATGGGGGTCCGTAAGACCCCAACATATTCTGCACACTCGTGTTAGCAGCACAAAagcaaactttctttttaaaccagGGAGTAATTTAGAAATGCTTCTCTCTGTCCAGTTCTGAGCTCACCACATGGTGACCCCTGGAGGGGCTCCTAAGGGCACTGCACTGTGGAGCCAGGCTGTCCAGGCCCACAGTCACTAAACTTAGCCGTGcgtcagtttccttatctgtaagagGGGGACGATGAGAAGACGCATGTCGTACCAGGTCGTTGCCAGAATTAAAGCAAAAATTCCTGCAGGTATTTAAAGAACAGGTCTTAGCACAGCTATATTCAGCCTATTTTATTATATTGGAGTCAATtatgtaaatatgaaaaatatttaaagagcagaaaaaataatttaggtaTGGAGCATATGAGAGATGACTGAGCCAAATACTCTCATTTTCAATCAGAAGACAGGTTGGGAGAAGCCGGGTGACAGCTCCAAATTCACCTGGCTGATCAGTGGCTCCAGCACAGAGCTTGGCTGTCCTTAATCCTTAAGCCCAAGGACCTCAAACCCAGCACAATACTGGAGTAGCAGGTTAACAACTCGTCCTTCAGAATGAGCATGAACAAGACTAAGCTCGTTTGCTTATCTGATCCTTTCAAAATTAGGTGCAACTCAGGCATGATTCCTGAACTGCAGATCTAGCGAATGCCTTTTTGGCAGCCACATTAAAATGGCTAATGATCCTTTAGCGGAGATACCGTGATCTCGAGAATGCAAATGCTAagaaacacaaatacacaaaagtCCGGAATCCTTTTTTGCTGAAAGACTCTGTGCCTTGGCTCTTACCTTTCCCGGCCATTATTCCTGCTGTGGAGTGGCGCCGCAGGGCACACCTACCTCTTCCTTATTGTTATCCAGCGTCTCTTTGAACTTTAAATAGAGAGATATCTGAAGAGTGTGGCAGCTGCCCGGCTCCTGCCTGCCAATTGTCTGCAGGGTGATGTAAGTCATTGGAAAGCAGAGATCCTGCTTCTGCTTTACACTTTTATTATGGAGGAAACAGGGGCTCCGGGGACTGGAACAATTAGGTAAGCTGAGTCTTCCTAATGCACAGGCATGCACATTTCTAATTCTCTTACAACCTTTGGAGGATGAGAAGAAAATGTTCAGTACGGGGCATACAGaggaaaaatgactttgaaaCTACAGACTCCATggggaagaaaggattttggaggTGGAgagatctgggttcaaattccaggtGCTGTTTCTGTCATGAAATCCAAGTCCTTTAACCTGGGCcttggtttctttcattttaaaatgagaatgaaaattcTTACCAGGGGAGTTAtataaggacaaaataaaaagccGTATGAAATAGAGAAAGTTCTTTATTATATTACAGatgcaaaagataaaaaaaactaGATGATGCCCCTTCCTTTGAACCAGcctaaaatcagaaaatgttaATAGGAATGTACTAGAAACTGAACAATGAAGACACGGTAGTGCTGCCTGGAATTTTCAGGAGCAGTCCTAAGTTGGGCGTTTGTATTAGCAATGTTAAGAAAAGGACATCTCATTTTTCAAAGTCTGACCTGGTTTACGCAACATGACCTACACTATTCTCTAGATTCTCATTGGAATAGCTTTAATTTTGGAGTCCGGATGGAAAAATCTCTCAAAGTGACCCAGTGACTAACATCTCCAAAACCCAGCCTGGCACTGAGCAAGTCCTCCGGCCAGAGACAGGTCTCACCCGATCAGAGGTCTCCAAGGAGCTCCCAGAGTCTTGCTGCCCTACAAATGACCGAGTGCCACCCATGCTCAGGGGCCATGGAGGGCTCTCTCAACTCCTGGTTTAGGCACCTGAAAATGTCCTCTGCTCCTGGCAAAGACACTTCAGCCATTCGGAGTTCCCTGTTGTGACAAAATTCTGAATACCTCACCGAAGGCAAGGACCGCGTTTGCTTCTGCCTCAGTTAGTGTGTCGACGACGTGTGCAGCCAACATCGggcatgtgtgtgtcatttaaGCCAAATTgcactccctctctcccttcccctctctctctctctctttctctctttctctcctactAAACAGTGCCTGGCTGTACCAGGTAAGTACAGAAATAATGCATTGTCTATGTAACAAAATGCCTTTCTTATCACGTAAAATTGGGCATTTTTCTCAATCTTAACTAAtactattctaaaaaaaaaaagttaaatgaggGCAATAAAttgatagagaaagaaagagaaatgatcaCTGATCTCAcctaaatatgatttttaatttattttcttatatatttggtttaattgattaataataattatgCATCTCTGGGACACAGTGGGATGCGGGGTGCATTCATGCCTTATGAAATAATCCACCCAGGGTATTCAGGCTGCTCATCATCTTGAACACTTACAGTTTCAAATGAACACTCATATTATCTtaaagggaaaacattttttaaaaaacagtgaagCGCCCCCCACCCCACAAAGAGTATCACACACATACTAGAGTAAAATAGTTTGCCTAAAATAGGTAGAAATAGAATGTGTTAAAAGGTTTCTACATTTTAAACACTCATTTCCATTTCAATTATCTTAAGCTTTCTTCTTTGATATAAAATAGACGGTTATTAACATTATTGCTATCAATTTGGGAATTGGGGACGGATTACATTAtacttcatcatttatttttctgattttttctgtagagagagagagaaggggggaaaaaactaaTTCAATGAACATGAATTGCCCAGACTGCAGAAAAAGGTTCAGTCTAGAATCTCATTTCCTTGGTATTtcataagtaaatttttaaaaattttatgatatttattcaggaaaatgttttattcatcaaTAGACTGATTTCACTTTGAACTCAGAAACCCAAGGGCCTATATTTGGCCAATTTCTAATCTTCCTCTTAGGACATACTATTTAggaacattttctatttctactttaCATACCCTCTTAAAGGTTTAGCTCTTAAATCCCTTATTCTCAAGGTGACATTAGATTCTTCTAGGGTACTTGAACTATTTCATTTCTTACTCAAAATAAGTCAGAATTCatcacttttcaaatatttttaccaCTAGCTCCTGGAATTACAGCATATGACCCTGATATGGTAGACATTCCACAGAGCTGTGCTCGGGGTCTGATTGGGggactgggggctgggggctgggggctcgGGGGATGGGAGGATAGGGGATGGACAGATGAAACAGGGGATGCAGAAGCAGCTCAGTTTTCACTCTACACAAAGATTTACTCGTTGTAATTCCTAAAGAAGTCAAGAATAATACAATGATCTTAACTGTATGCTAGCCTCATCTTGTGTGCCTGTAGTGACAGTATTTTACAGTCTTCATTATGATGGTACTAGTTCATGATACGGTCAAACGAAAGAGTGAAACCAGCAGAAATAGTGAAGTAAGAACCTCCAAACTCTGTCTCCTCAATGGAAGCAATAAGAAAGCTTGCTAAAATTTAGGAATCAAATTTCTCAGAATTCTGGAAACAATCCAAAGGCTTACAGCAATCGGGAAAGCGTTTATTTAATAAAGTCATCTTACTCTCAGCACGAAGGGTGGAGTTCGTGTTGCCTTCGTTTGACTTATTCCCATCTCCCCCCTCTATCTGCAGGAGACTTGAAAACCAGTGTGCCACACACCAGGGACGACAGCAGTCTGGCACCCCCAGAGGCACAGGATGGGGTAAGCACCTTAAAAGTCTCATTCCAGCAATGACCTGTCTGGTTATTCCCCAGACGACGCCACCCTGGACGGCTACCCTTGGCTCAGAGCTAACCCGATATGAAAATCATCCCCCCTCGGagcatttgttgaaaacaatTCGAGGCAAGTGTTTAGTATCAGCTGCTGGATAACAGTTGGAGTGAACAGTAGGCTACCTAAAAGGCTTAAAAGGAGAAACGAGGGAATAAGACATTCATAGAGGCTTTGAAAGGCTCTCCATATCCCTCAGAATTTAGGCCACAAGCCTATGATCAGATGTCTGTGTGCCCATGGCCGTGGGCAGGCATAGGGAAGACCGGAAAAGGTCCTACGCTTTCACCTCACACTGACCCTGGGGCTCAAGAGAGGAAGTGAAGGGTAAGGCAAGTTATCAAGTGTTCACTGATCATTAAAGGCATGTCCTAACACTTTCACAAAGCGCTTGTTCAAAGTCTGGGAGACTATGTCATCCCAGGCATTTAAGGAAATCTCTGACCAATCATTAGTTGACAACTAAGCCAACTGACTGGAAAAGCCAATGACCACATACAACAAAGAATATAGACTACACAAAATCAGTGCAGAAAGTCACTCAGAGAACAGCCAACaataacagcagcaacaacaaactTTTGGGAGGGGGATAATATAATTTCAAGAATTGCCAAATCATATCATTCAAACACAGtggttttagtcagtttttttttttttcttctatgactaaaagatctgaccagaaaaattttaggtggaaaagtttatttgtggactcatagtttcagaggtcttagtccatagaaggccagctccattcctcagggctcaaggtgaggtaggacatgatggtggaagaatgtggcagagggaagcagctcacatggtgaccaaaaagaagagagactccactcaccagatataaagatataccccaaagccacaccctacctgcctcaattaccactcaattaatcccatcgggtgattaattcactgattgggcaaAGGCACTCACAACCCAATCCTTTTCCCTCTGAGCcgtcttgcattgtcccacacgtgagcttttgggggacgcctcacatccaaaccataacatcagtTTTCAATTAAAAGTTATGAGACAAAcaaatgaatcagaaattatGGTCCAAATGCCAGAAgtaagaaataatcaaaatcacaGATACTCTCAACTTGCAGTGGGATTATGTCCCAATAAACCCATTGTAAACTGAAAAGATCGTAAGTCAAAAATGCGTCTGACACACCTAACCTGCCGAACGTCATAGCTCCGCCCCGCCTGCTTGAAACCTTCTCAGAGTGTCTACGCCAGCCCACGGTGGCCCAGCTGCCACGGAGGCTATTTTATAGTGAATTTATTGAATCCCGGACTGAAAGTGAAAAACGGAATGTCATATAGGGCTCTCCATTAGCACACACAGAAAGCACACGGGGCCTGAAGGGTGGGTGACGCTGAATGACAGAGGCCACTGCCACAAGGTGGTCAATTTTCCCGGCTTCCGATGAGGCCTGTGAACAAGTGAAAGCAGGCGCCAGGGCATCGACACTCGGTAGGTCAGCAGCCACAGTGTCCTTCAGGAAAACATCCTCCTGACCTACAGCGGTTTCTGATTTGCATTGTGCATTTCTCTACAGTGAACGGGAGCATCCtgtgtctgcctgtctgtctACCTGTCAGCGCACAAGAAGCTCTCATGACCGGTGCCattgctgtttttatttgctctttataGACCTAcgtgacagtggagtgtattttgaggTACGTGGAGGAGTACAACTTACTCTGATTAGGGTCCACTCTGTGGTTGAACGTGACACGGAGTTACCCTGGTCgcgtattcatacatgaacacaggaaagtgaggTCCAGTTCATTCCACCAGCTTTCCTGTGcccatcccccatcccttcccttcattccccttcgtctgatccaatgaacttctattaaTTGGTGCCATTTTCTTAACATTCATATATCACTGCTGATGGTAGCaaatgcctgcaccagcttcTTTGTTGTGAACTTTCTTGACGCCTCCGACATATATTCTTCTTCCTATGCctcaatttctttacttttttcttcctccagtTTGGTTGGCTCCTTGTTAGGAAGTTCTTCAACAACAGTGCTAAAAAGCTCATGAGTATCCTCTGCATCGGCGTTCAATTCAAGCTGTTCTCCAATCACTGATACCTTGCTACTTACCCTTTGATCAACAGCAAAATCCTGGGTAAAGCCTTTGAATGTGCTCACAGATGCCTTCAAGACTTTCTTCCAAATGCCATCATGAATTGCCGTGTGATTTCTCCCCATGCCGCAGTGATGTTCTGGATAAGATTTAGAATATCAAAACTTTTCCAAAGCTCTCAGAGCCTTTGGCTAGATTCAGTGACTTCAATAACTTCCATAAACATTTGGCATATAAATTATAGCATGAGCTGAACAATGAACCAAAACTGTGGTGTCTTGGACTAATGAGTGTGACTGTGTTCAGTGGCAAACACACAGTCTATATATTGGGATGCGTGTGATTGATATAATGTGAATGCCCCAGAGCATTTTCTGAAATCAGAGGAACCTTGAGTGGCATGTTGTTTTGCCTACAATATTCTGTGGCCTGTAGATAAAACAGTTCAAAAATAGTCTTCAAAACTTGCCAACCTCGTTCGTCCCCACAATagctaactatggaaccaacctagtttcccttcaacagttgaatagataaagaaaatgtagtacagatacacaatggaatattactcagccttaaagaagaatgaaattatggcatttactgataaatggatggaactggagaatatgctaagtaaaataagccaatcccaaaagccaaaggccaaatgttttctctgatatgtggatgctaattcacaatgcggGGTGGCGACTTGCagaaaaatacagttattttggattaggtagaggggagtaaagccttagggttagggttagcagAAAAACTGGATAATTctcaaatacatagaaataacAACATGTCCAAATAATCCATGGGTCAAGGAGCTGGCTagagaaactagaaaataattgaaatgaatgaaaatgaaagcacaacatacaaaattcacatgaggtagcaaaaaaaaatgatgagaagGAAATTTATAGCTGTAAAttcctacatttaaaaagaaggaaaatcttaTATCAATAATCTTAACATCCACCATATGACATTGGAAAAGGTAGAGCAAACTATGCATAAAGTAAGCAGCAGAGAGAAGTCGATaaatataagagagcaaattcacaaaacaaagaaaatcaataagaCCAGGGAAGTCAAAATTGTTCTTTGAACAAAATATAAGTTACAACTTTCAGCCAgacaaaacaagataaaaagaagactcaaattactaaaatcaggaatgaaaaaagggaactaacttaaagaaataaaatactatgaaaattGTATGCTAACAAATTAAATAACTTacatgaaatgaacaaattcttgTAGACAAGCTTCCAAATTTGACACAAGAACAGAATTTCTGAATAGAATAATAGTACAGAAAttaaatcacaatttttaaaaacttggtcaTGCACAAAGAAATGCCCTGGAACAGAAGCCTTCTTTGAAGAAGATATAACCCAGTACTTTGTGAACTCTTCCCAATATAAGAAAAAGAGTGAAcccttcccaactcattctatgagacacTATTACCCCAAGATCAAAACCAAAGTTGTTgctaaaaaaaagaacacagactGATCTCCCTTGTGAATACAAACGCAAAAGTCGTCATGGAACAGgagaatatttgcaaaccaaATTAGAAGTCTAGTATCCAGAGTGTACAAAGAACTCCCACACTGgacaataaaaagacaacctaACTTTAAAATGGGCACAGGATTCAAATAAACCTTCCTCCAGAGAAGATACACAAGAAGCCAATACGTGCATGAAAACATGTTccacatcattagtcattagtaAAATGAAACCGCAATAAAAAAGACCATAACAAATGTTGACAAAAATTCTACCCTTGTACAGAACAGTAgagaaactggaactctcatagAGAACTAGcaagaatgtaaaatggcacagccacTTGGAAAACCTGCTAGACGTTGCTCAGAAAGATTAACATAGAATTACCTCATGACTCAGCAGTTCCATTCCTAGGTGTATGTGTCAGGGAACTGAAAACAGATGTTCAGAGAAAACCCACACGAGTGCTCATAGCAGCATGCTTCATAAAAGCCAGTAGACATAAGGAGCAATCCCAACATCCACGAAGCGAGGAATGGGTAAACAAATTCAGCAGATCCATACCATGCATTAttagtattcagccataaaaaggaatgaagtactaatACATTCACAACGTGGctgaactttgaaaatatatgcTAAACAAAAGAACCCCTATCATAttgtatggttccatttatatgaactaTCCAGAACAGGTAAAGCTATAGAGGTCGCTCAGGGTGGGAAGACAAGGATGGGTAAAGTGATGAGCTtactttagaaaatgaagaaaattttctggaattagatagtggtgatgATTATACAAATTTGTGAATATACTCAGCTCACTGCACTGTGCACTATAAAACAGTGCATTTTATgctatgtgaattatatctcaactTTTTCTAAGTTCAAATTGATTCCTAAAATAAGAAAGTTCTAGAGAAGAAGGCTTGGACCCTAAGGTGATAAAGTGGAGTCAGGTCAATCATGAGATGCTGTTGGAACGCTGGCTTTTGCTGAGGGGCAGGAGCGGCAGTGGAAGGTTTTAAGGTGAGAAGTAACATCTTGACAGCATCCTGCTGGCTTCTGTGACTGGCAGCAAGGACAGACACGGATCTGTTAGAAGACTACTGTGACAATCCAGACCAGAGATGATGGGGATTCAGACCAGGTGGCTCTGCCTGCTCATCAGGAGGGGGCTCTCCGAGGCCAGAGGGGGCGGTGGCACATTTATAACCAGTCTGACTGATGTAGTTTGGGTGGGTTGGGAGGGGCTTCCCTATACTGCAAACATCCGCTGACTGAGCTGTTGTGTGGAGAAATCTGTGTTCAAAGTCTCAAGAGATTTAGCAAATCACACTAGAATACATTGTGCAAGGTCTATCTGATCTGTGTGCAAAATGTGCAATGTACTGAGACTAATGAATGTAAGCGGCGACTGCATGCAGACTGTGACCTTCCTCCCCAGGGTCTCCCCCTGGCCTGCCAAAGAAAGTGCCGCTCACCCTGGAGGTCAGCATTGTGGTAGTGCAAGAAGCAGGGACTCGGGGCCAAGTTTGAAGACAGGCTCTGGTAACAGCCGTGGGGCCTTAAGGAAGTCACATAAGCACTCTGAGTCTCCATTGGGAAGACAGGGGACCGGTACACTGAGTTGTGGGGAATTAAAGATAAGCCCCTATCAGTGCTCAGCACCAGCCTCACACACAGAGGGTTCAAAGCGTGGAGCTTGCTCTCCGTGAGCCTGGAcaagcaggaagagagaggaagcagaACCAACACACACAAAGGCGGTGCCCCCGGTGCTTGCTCCCCTGAGCATTCTGAGGGTCACCTTAGAGGGACTGAGTCTACAAATCCTCCTGCCAGGACCCTCGCTCACTCCTtggccttcattttttttttttaatattttttagttgtagatggacacaatacctttactttattcttacatggtgctgaggagcgaacccagtgccccacacatgcaaggcaagcactctaccactgaaccccagccccagcccctcggCCTTGGTTTTGATTCAGCCGGCATTTCTCCATCAAAACAACCCATTTCCAAGATTCCTAAGATCTAAGATCCCCGACCTCTGTGTTGCTAACGTCAATGGAAATTTCTGTCCTCTTGGCTTTGTGGGACTCCTTTGGTTACTTCCTTTTTGAAATGCCCTCTTCTCTTGGCCCCAGTGTTATCAGAATCTTCTGACTCCTTGTTCTGACGGTTCTTCTTGGTCTGGTACACTTACCCTCATCTGCCCAAATGTCTAATATTAGTTCCTTGATAATGCACCAGAACAGAGCTTGCACAGCCGTGGAGGACGAAGGGAACAGGTGGAGAAAACCTGAACTCTGGTGCCCTCCTGGAGCCCCTGGGTCCTGGCAGGGCCAGCTTTGGGGACCTGCAACATGGAATCAGACGGGTCCCTGGGCGAAGACGAGCCTCATGCCTGCTTGAAGGTTCTGCGCTCTGTGTGTTGACGTTCTTACTAATGTCGCCCTTGAACCCGTGTTTCGTAAGTTAAATTCAACGGGACACTGGAGCAGCCCCTGCACAGAGGTGGCCTCCCAGGGGCAGGGCGTGCGTACTGGGGTGTCCTACTGCAGCCTGCCGGTACAGACACTGCAAACAGCAGGTGCAAGGCGGTAGCCCACAGCGGGCCAGTGCCCTGGACCGTCCAGAGTGCAGGAGAAGCGGAGGAGTGGAGCCAGCTGGGACTTGGACACAGAATAGTGTCAGAAAAGGTGTTGAGAGAGGAACAGTGATAGCGGGAATCCCAGCCCAGGAATGGCTGGTGCTGGAGTAAATCTCAGCAGGAAACCATGGAATCTCCAAGTTCCAAACCTGCTCAGTCTTGCAGGCCGAATATCCACAGACTTAAAATAAGAACTGCATTTCAACATTGTCGTGTTGATGGAAGATAATACTATTATCATATGAAGCTTTGGACATGCCAAGTATTAACGAGTTAGATCATTCTGCAATTGACTTTTCTTATGAATGAAgacaaaacaacagaatgaataaCAGATGCTTTGAAATACACATAAATCATGAGCTTTCTTGTACAATCTCCATAAGATACGAATGtcagagaaaaatattgaaatgccATTGTATaaatgtaagtttaaaattaaattcagactTACACAGAACCAATTTTTTATGAAGAGTTTAATCTTTTTCGGGAGAAAAACAAGTATGATCCACTCTGGAAGTactacaatttatattttatgtaatttaccTTAAATGTGTCCCAAGATTGTCAGGGcctataaaatattcttaatgacTCTAGTAACCATTGCAATAACAAGAAGATAAAGATTATATTATCAAAAATCACTTTCAGTCTTATAGCTGCCAAGAGCCATTGATACCTTCAAAAACAGATTGAAAATGAAATTGTTGATTCAAGGCAATGATTTTTCTGGATAgggccaaaaaagaaaaaaaaaaaacacaggaaacaaaatcaataattggCAAGTAGGTTGGCGAGTAgaattgcatcaaactaaaaaacctctgcacagcaaaggaaatgatcagcaA comes from the Sciurus carolinensis chromosome 9, mSciCar1.2, whole genome shotgun sequence genome and includes:
- the Strit1 gene encoding sarcoplasmic/endoplasmic reticulum calcium ATPase regulator DWORF isoform X1; translation: MAGKAESTLQHFLVPILLLIGWIVGCIIVIYVVFS
- the Strit1 gene encoding sarcoplasmic/endoplasmic reticulum calcium ATPase regulator DWORF isoform X2; this translates as MAGKESTLQHFLVPILLLIGWIVGCIIVIYVVFS